One Pseudonocardia sp. HH130630-07 genomic window carries:
- a CDS encoding sensor histidine kinase produces the protein MLGSVRSRIATATVVLSVVLVAVTAWLVTRNVETAVQDEASRTLSNDSMIHQELIDYGVGLTSWDGAADLVRGLGQRYDRRITLTTSDGQVLLDSDRLRGMPGAALRARPDAIVDPYTPTFGVYGTDVLGEYPTELVDLSWLTDEQRRAAQPDAEVAACLEQRGVEPLLGLGTQAFPVEITGNDLAAVQAWAQCQEQVARATMAPPVLLFLGSAGAATLNVTGLATGETLLVALIILAATAGAAVLIAQLVTTPLRRLSAAAHRIGSGDLDTRVDLSDRGEVGQVAAAFDSMAARLASADASRRRLISDVSHELRNPAATLTGTLEALQDGIFQPAPEVIESMLEETQHLRRLINDLQDLHLAENGVLSLNPTRLDLAGLAAAVGDTHQPLAAAAGITVKIQAQEPCLARGDDTRVRQIISNLLTNAVRHTPRGGTVTVAVSTHADQALLSVADTGPGISAEHVDVVFDRFWRADPARGRDGGAGLGLAISRELARAQGGDLTVEGRDGIGALGRPGARFVLRLPRPAHP, from the coding sequence GTGCTGGGTAGCGTCCGGTCGCGGATCGCCACGGCCACGGTAGTGTTGTCGGTCGTCTTGGTCGCGGTGACCGCCTGGCTGGTGACCCGCAACGTGGAGACTGCGGTACAGGACGAGGCCTCGCGTACGCTTAGCAACGACTCGATGATCCACCAGGAGCTGATCGACTACGGCGTCGGGCTCACTAGCTGGGACGGCGCGGCTGACCTAGTGCGCGGACTCGGTCAGCGCTACGACCGACGGATCACCCTGACCACTAGCGACGGGCAGGTGTTGCTGGACTCCGACCGACTGCGCGGCATGCCGGGCGCGGCGCTGCGGGCCCGACCCGATGCGATCGTGGATCCCTATACACCGACGTTCGGAGTGTACGGCACCGACGTGCTTGGGGAATACCCCACCGAGCTGGTCGATCTCAGCTGGCTGACCGATGAGCAGCGGCGCGCTGCGCAGCCCGACGCCGAGGTCGCCGCCTGTCTGGAACAGCGCGGTGTCGAGCCCCTGCTCGGCCTGGGAACCCAGGCTTTCCCGGTCGAGATCACCGGCAATGACCTCGCCGCTGTGCAAGCCTGGGCGCAGTGCCAGGAGCAGGTCGCGCGGGCCACGATGGCCCCGCCTGTGCTGCTGTTCCTCGGGTCGGCCGGGGCCGCGACACTCAACGTGACCGGGCTAGCCACCGGCGAGACGTTACTGGTCGCCTTGATTATACTGGCCGCTACGGCTGGGGCTGCTGTCCTGATCGCCCAACTAGTCACCACCCCGCTGCGCCGGCTGTCCGCGGCGGCTCACCGGATCGGCTCTGGGGACCTGGACACCAGGGTCGATCTCAGCGACCGGGGCGAGGTCGGTCAGGTCGCAGCCGCCTTCGATAGCATGGCTGCCCGGCTGGCCAGCGCGGACGCGTCGCGTCGGCGGCTGATCTCGGATGTCTCCCACGAGTTGCGCAACCCGGCGGCTACGTTGACCGGCACCCTCGAGGCGTTGCAGGACGGGATCTTCCAACCCGCACCCGAAGTAATCGAATCGATGCTGGAGGAGACCCAGCACCTGCGTCGGCTGATCAACGACCTGCAGGACCTGCATCTGGCAGAGAACGGGGTGCTGTCGCTGAATCCCACCCGGCTGGATCTCGCCGGCCTCGCCGCTGCGGTCGGCGACACCCATCAACCGCTCGCTGCGGCGGCCGGGATCACCGTGAAGATCCAGGCCCAGGAGCCGTGCCTGGCGAGGGGGGACGACACCCGGGTCCGTCAGATCATCAGCAACCTGCTCACCAACGCGGTCCGACACACCCCGCGCGGGGGCACGGTCACGGTGGCCGTGTCCACCCACGCCGATCAGGCGCTGCTCAGCGTCGCCGATACTGGCCCAGGTATTTCGGCCGAGCACGTGGACGTGGTGTTCGACCGGTTCTGGCGGGCCGACCCGGCCCGCGGCCGCGACGGCGGGGCAGGGCTGGGATTGGCCATCTCCCGCGAGCTCGCCAGGGCGCAGGGGGGAGACCTGACCGTCGAAGGCCGTGACGGTATTGGAGCCCTCGGCCGACCGGGGGCGAGGTTCGTCCTGCGGTTGCCGCGCCCTGCCCATCCCTGA
- a CDS encoding response regulator transcription factor has product MARVLVAEDDTKQALVLREYLVREGYAVLVVGDGRAAIDAIRQRRPDLVLLDVMMPHLDGLDVLRSVRGEHPMAVMLITARSAEEDQLLGFDLGADDYVIKPYSPRQLMARVRAVLRRAGAGAAEAVLQFGELQIDLERCAVRVAGQPVELTAREFTLLETLAQRPGRVYSRRQLLEAIAGFDHLVMERTVDMHVSNIRRKMEPDPARPRYLLTMKGRGYRLAEDPTGAG; this is encoded by the coding sequence GTGGCCAGGGTCTTGGTGGCTGAAGATGATACCAAACAAGCCCTCGTCTTGCGTGAATACCTGGTCAGGGAGGGGTACGCCGTCCTCGTTGTCGGCGACGGGCGGGCCGCGATCGACGCCATCCGCCAGCGCCGGCCCGATCTGGTCCTGCTCGACGTCATGATGCCTCACCTCGACGGTCTGGACGTGCTCCGTTCGGTCCGCGGCGAGCATCCGATGGCCGTCATGTTGATCACTGCCCGGTCGGCTGAGGAGGACCAACTGCTCGGGTTCGACTTGGGTGCTGACGACTACGTGATCAAGCCCTACAGCCCGCGCCAGCTGATGGCCAGGGTGCGGGCGGTTCTGCGGCGCGCCGGCGCCGGCGCGGCCGAGGCCGTGCTGCAGTTCGGTGAGCTACAGATCGACCTCGAGCGGTGCGCGGTCCGCGTGGCCGGGCAACCGGTGGAGCTGACCGCCCGCGAGTTCACCCTGCTGGAGACCCTGGCCCAACGCCCGGGTCGGGTGTACTCGCGACGGCAGCTTCTGGAGGCGATCGCCGGATTTGACCACCTGGTTATGGAGCGGACGGTCGACATGCACGTGTCCAACATACGACGCAAGATGGAGCCAGACCCGGCCCGGCCTCGGTACCTGCTGACGATGAAAGGCCGGGGATACCGCCTGGCCGAGGATCCGACCGGTGCTGGGTAG